In one Sphingobium sp. MI1205 genomic region, the following are encoded:
- a CDS encoding NAD(P)H-quinone oxidoreductase: MAVDNALPEEMTAIAIPVPGGPEALVSERRAVPMPGADEVLIRVAAAGVNRPDVMQRQGKYPPPPGASDIPGLEVSGTVVAAGGGAERLIGQRVCALLAGGGYAQYAVAPAGQCLPVPGDYDLVEAAALPETLFTVWTNLFERAYVVGGETVLVHGGTSGIGTMAISLCRLFDIRIIVTCGSDAKCEQAKAWGAHHAVNYREQDFVEEVNRITGGQGVQAVLDMVGGDYVPRNLQCLGDDGRHVSIAVLGGAKASVFLPAVMTKRLTLTGSTLRPRSSAFKSLVAEELAREVWSFVEEGKLRPAMDQRFPLVEAAKAHARMDAGEHFGKIVLVA; this comes from the coding sequence ATGGCGGTTGATAACGCATTGCCCGAAGAGATGACGGCGATAGCCATCCCCGTTCCCGGCGGTCCTGAAGCGTTGGTGTCCGAACGGAGGGCGGTGCCGATGCCTGGTGCGGACGAAGTCCTGATCCGTGTGGCGGCGGCTGGCGTGAACCGGCCCGATGTGATGCAGCGGCAGGGTAAATATCCGCCTCCTCCGGGAGCCTCCGACATACCGGGGCTGGAAGTTTCGGGGACGGTCGTGGCAGCGGGCGGCGGCGCCGAGCGGCTGATCGGGCAGCGCGTGTGCGCGTTGCTGGCCGGCGGGGGCTATGCTCAATATGCGGTGGCCCCGGCGGGGCAGTGCCTGCCCGTGCCGGGCGATTATGACCTGGTGGAGGCCGCCGCTCTCCCCGAGACGCTCTTTACCGTGTGGACCAACCTGTTCGAACGCGCCTATGTCGTCGGCGGCGAAACCGTGTTGGTCCATGGCGGCACGAGCGGCATCGGCACCATGGCGATTTCGCTGTGCCGCCTGTTCGATATCCGCATCATCGTCACCTGTGGCAGCGACGCTAAATGCGAACAGGCAAAGGCATGGGGCGCGCACCACGCCGTCAATTATCGCGAGCAGGATTTCGTCGAGGAAGTGAACCGCATTACCGGCGGTCAGGGCGTGCAGGCGGTGCTGGACATGGTGGGCGGCGATTATGTGCCGCGCAACCTTCAATGCCTGGGCGACGATGGCCGCCATGTGTCGATCGCCGTGCTGGGCGGGGCAAAGGCCAGCGTCTTTCTGCCTGCGGTCATGACGAAACGGCTGACGCTGACCGGATCGACATTGCGGCCCCGTTCGTCCGCATTCAAAAGTCTGGTGGCCGAAGAGCTGGCGCGTGAGGTCTGGAGCTTTGTCGAGGAAGGTAAATTACGGCCCGCGATGGATCAGCGCTTTCCTCTCGTCGAAGCGGCAAAAGCGCATGCGCGAATGGACGCGGGCGAGCATTTCGGGAAGATCGTGCTGGTCGCCTGA
- the msrA gene encoding peptide-methionine (S)-S-oxide reductase MsrA — MAQDIATLAGGCFWCTEAVYQNLKGVQAVESGYIGGQQPNPTYEQVCSGGTGHAEAIRITFDPEVISYGDLLDIFFATHDPTTLNRQGNDVGTQYRSAIFPHSPEQEAEARAAIARAQPDHGGRIVTTIEADAPWYPAEDYHQKYWERVGDRNPYCMAVIPPKLAKLRKGFAERIEG; from the coding sequence ATGGCGCAAGACATCGCGACGCTGGCAGGCGGCTGCTTCTGGTGTACCGAAGCGGTGTACCAAAATCTGAAGGGCGTCCAGGCGGTCGAAAGCGGCTATATTGGCGGGCAGCAACCCAATCCGACCTATGAGCAGGTATGCTCTGGAGGGACAGGCCATGCTGAGGCGATCCGTATCACTTTTGACCCGGAAGTGATTTCCTATGGCGATCTGCTCGACATCTTTTTCGCGACGCATGATCCCACGACGCTGAACCGGCAGGGCAATGATGTGGGCACCCAATATCGCTCGGCCATCTTTCCCCATTCGCCTGAGCAGGAGGCGGAGGCAAGAGCCGCGATCGCGCGCGCGCAGCCCGATCATGGCGGCCGGATCGTCACGACCATCGAAGCCGACGCGCCCTGGTATCCGGCCGAGGATTATCACCAGAAATATTGGGAGCGCGTAGGAGATCGGAACCCCTATTGCATGGCGGTCATTCCGCCCAAGCTCGCCAAGCTGCGCAAGGGGTTTGCCGAGCGGATCGAGGGCTGA
- a CDS encoding glutathione S-transferase family protein — MPADISLYTNPMSRGQIARWMLEEVGQPYETVVLDYSDGMKSADYLAINPMGKVPAIVHRGAVVTEAAAICAYLADAFPEAGLAPPPAKRADYYRWLFFAAGPVEAAVTNRALGFVVPEGRDRMAGYGTFDHTVDALERAVSVPAWICGDQFTAADVYVGAQVDWGLAFGTMPSRPAFEAYASRLRERPAYKRQKELDGALIAQMEKSE, encoded by the coding sequence ATGCCAGCAGACATCTCTCTTTACACCAACCCCATGTCGCGCGGACAGATCGCCCGCTGGATGCTGGAGGAAGTCGGTCAGCCCTATGAAACGGTAGTGCTGGATTACAGCGACGGCATGAAATCCGCCGACTATCTGGCAATCAATCCGATGGGCAAGGTTCCTGCTATCGTCCATCGTGGCGCGGTTGTTACCGAAGCGGCGGCCATCTGCGCCTATCTGGCGGACGCTTTTCCGGAGGCCGGACTTGCACCACCTCCCGCCAAAAGAGCCGATTACTACCGCTGGCTCTTTTTCGCCGCGGGCCCGGTGGAAGCAGCCGTCACCAACAGGGCGCTCGGTTTCGTCGTGCCCGAGGGGCGCGACCGCATGGCGGGCTATGGGACATTCGATCATACCGTCGATGCACTGGAACGCGCGGTTTCAGTACCGGCATGGATTTGCGGCGATCAGTTCACGGCGGCCGATGTGTATGTGGGCGCCCAGGTGGATTGGGGCCTGGCCTTCGGCACCATGCCATCGCGACCGGCTTTCGAGGCATATGCCAGCCGCCTGCGCGAACGCCCGGCCTACAAACGGCAAAAGGAACTGGATGGCGCGCTGATCGCCCAGATGGAGAAGTCCGAATAA
- a CDS encoding long-chain-fatty-acid--CoA ligase encodes MESSDKVWQDRYNHPVPWDQSFPPMSMVDMVVDSATAKPDAVMIDFMGRKTTYGDMLHTVRRIAKGLQDMGVRKGDRVGLYLPNVPHYVAVYYGAMMAGATVVNFSPLYTAAELEHQVEDSGTKILFTLSAAALLPTAQEVLNNSSLERLIVGCVAEALPSAKSVLFRIFKRSETAPVPHDPRVTNYSDLLRHGENPAPVDIDPVNDVALLQYTGGTTGRPKGAMLTHQNLTANARQIRLIDPHPELVDRIIAVLPFFHVFANTCVLNRTVLNGGEMVMLPRFEAVQVLAAIQRTSPTSMPGVPTMYQALLDHPATPNIDFSSLRLCISGGAPLPLELKHRFEAATGSKLCEGYGLTESSPVVCSNPYEGLNKAGTVGQPVPGTHVKLVDREDPTRPPPPGEPGELVFSGPQIMKGYWQRPDADKEVFVDGWLRTGDVGLIDEDGYVKIVDRLKDMIAVGGFKVFPSQVEEVLYHHPAVKEALVIGIPDAYRGECPKAFVTLQEGTEIDGDGLKAWLNPQLGKHEKVCEVEVRLNLPKTLVGKLSRKELVAEERAKAERAAGQAGTAA; translated from the coding sequence ATGGAGAGCAGCGATAAGGTCTGGCAGGACCGCTATAATCATCCCGTTCCTTGGGATCAGTCCTTTCCTCCCATGTCGATGGTGGACATGGTCGTGGACAGCGCTACGGCCAAGCCCGACGCGGTGATGATCGATTTCATGGGTCGCAAGACGACCTATGGCGACATGCTCCATACCGTCCGCCGCATCGCCAAGGGGTTGCAGGATATGGGCGTGCGGAAGGGCGACCGCGTAGGTCTCTACCTTCCCAACGTGCCCCATTATGTCGCAGTCTATTATGGGGCGATGATGGCCGGGGCGACCGTCGTTAACTTCTCTCCCCTTTACACCGCCGCTGAGCTGGAACATCAGGTCGAGGACAGCGGTACGAAGATCCTCTTCACATTGTCCGCCGCCGCGCTGCTGCCCACGGCGCAGGAGGTGCTGAACAACAGCAGTCTTGAACGGCTGATCGTGGGATGCGTGGCAGAGGCGTTGCCGTCCGCCAAATCCGTACTCTTTCGCATATTCAAGCGTAGCGAAACCGCGCCTGTGCCGCATGACCCGCGCGTTACCAACTATTCCGACCTGCTGCGCCACGGAGAGAATCCGGCTCCCGTCGATATTGATCCGGTCAATGATGTCGCCCTGCTGCAATATACTGGCGGGACGACGGGCCGTCCGAAGGGCGCGATGCTGACGCATCAGAACCTGACCGCCAATGCGCGCCAGATACGCCTGATCGATCCGCATCCCGAACTGGTTGATCGCATTATCGCGGTGCTGCCTTTCTTCCACGTATTCGCCAACACCTGCGTGCTCAATCGGACGGTGTTGAATGGTGGGGAGATGGTGATGCTGCCGCGCTTTGAAGCCGTACAGGTGCTGGCCGCGATCCAGCGGACCAGCCCCACCTCAATGCCGGGCGTGCCAACCATGTATCAGGCGCTGCTGGATCATCCGGCGACGCCAAATATCGACTTTTCCTCGCTGCGCCTGTGCATCTCCGGTGGCGCGCCGCTGCCGCTCGAACTCAAGCATCGGTTCGAGGCCGCGACCGGCTCAAAGCTGTGCGAGGGCTATGGTCTTACCGAAAGCAGCCCGGTCGTCTGCTCCAATCCCTATGAGGGCCTTAACAAGGCCGGCACGGTAGGCCAGCCCGTCCCTGGTACGCATGTGAAGCTGGTCGATCGCGAGGATCCGACCCGCCCTCCGCCGCCCGGAGAGCCGGGTGAGCTGGTTTTTTCAGGCCCGCAGATCATGAAAGGCTATTGGCAGAGGCCCGACGCGGACAAAGAGGTGTTCGTCGATGGCTGGCTGCGCACCGGCGACGTTGGGCTGATCGACGAGGACGGCTATGTGAAGATCGTCGATCGCTTGAAGGACATGATCGCGGTGGGCGGCTTCAAGGTTTTCCCGAGCCAAGTGGAGGAAGTCCTCTACCACCATCCCGCCGTCAAGGAAGCGCTCGTCATCGGCATTCCCGACGCTTATCGTGGCGAATGTCCCAAGGCTTTCGTCACGCTTCAGGAAGGGACGGAGATTGACGGTGATGGGCTAAAGGCGTGGCTTAATCCGCAGTTGGGCAAGCATGAGAAAGTCTGCGAGGTGGAGGTTCGACTGAACCTGCCCAAGACGCTTGTCGGCAAGCTGTCACGCAAGGAACTGGTTGCCGAAGAACGCGCCAAGGCCGAACGAGCAGCCGGACAGGCTGGAACCGCTGCCTGA
- the thpR gene encoding RNA 2',3'-cyclic phosphodiesterase — MHRLFIAIRPPADIRARLLSVMGGVPGARWQDNDQLHLTLRFVGEADPRRADDLAAALATIRFAPFPISLSGVGQFDRRGRIDALWAGVQPRDVLTQLHRKIDRACVDVGFPADQRAYLPHITLARFSRSGGVIDSFLSHNAALSSPPFLVDSFILFESHLTQAGARYDVAALYPADPQRL; from the coding sequence ATGCACCGTCTCTTCATAGCTATCCGTCCGCCTGCGGACATTCGGGCCAGGCTTTTGTCGGTCATGGGTGGCGTTCCGGGCGCACGGTGGCAAGACAATGATCAGCTGCACCTCACGCTGCGCTTTGTGGGTGAAGCCGACCCGCGTCGGGCTGACGATCTGGCCGCCGCGCTGGCGACGATCCGCTTCGCCCCGTTCCCGATCTCGCTGTCAGGTGTCGGCCAATTCGACCGGAGGGGACGGATCGACGCCCTGTGGGCCGGCGTGCAACCGCGCGATGTCCTCACCCAACTCCACCGCAAGATCGACCGCGCCTGCGTCGATGTCGGATTTCCGGCGGATCAACGTGCCTATCTGCCCCACATCACGCTCGCCCGATTCAGCCGATCCGGCGGCGTTATTGACAGCTTCCTGTCCCACAACGCCGCGCTCTCCAGCCCTCCCTTCCTGGTCGACAGCTTCATTCTCTTCGAAAGCCATCTAACGCAGGCGGGAGCGCGTTATGATGTTGCCGCTCTCTACCCGGCAGACCCGCAGCGGCTTTAG
- a CDS encoding Bax inhibitor-1/YccA family protein, whose product MANWSDPRSGVAGFGGTTVARGEAFDAGLRSYMLSVYNYMASGVLLTGIVAMLFASSGLAAQILMGPGILKYVIMFSPLAFVMVLSFGINRLSTVTAQALYWAYAAVMGLSLSSILLVYTGTSVAQTFFATAAAFAGLSLWGYTTKKDLSGFGTFLIMGVVGLLVASLINLFMRSSAMDMVISFIGVLLFAGLTAYDTQKIKSIYVHVAGTEMVGKSVVMGALNLYLDFINMFLFLLRFMGNRD is encoded by the coding sequence ATGGCCAATTGGTCTGATCCCCGCTCGGGCGTAGCCGGCTTCGGCGGGACGACGGTAGCGCGTGGTGAGGCGTTCGACGCCGGTCTGCGCAGCTATATGCTGTCGGTTTACAATTATATGGCGAGCGGCGTGCTTCTGACCGGCATCGTCGCGATGCTGTTTGCCTCCAGTGGGCTGGCCGCTCAAATATTGATGGGGCCCGGCATCCTGAAATATGTCATCATGTTCTCGCCGCTGGCCTTTGTCATGGTGCTGAGCTTTGGCATCAACCGGCTGTCTACGGTGACTGCGCAGGCGCTTTATTGGGCTTACGCGGCGGTGATGGGGCTTTCGCTCTCATCCATCCTGCTGGTTTATACCGGGACGTCTGTCGCGCAGACCTTCTTTGCAACGGCGGCGGCCTTCGCTGGCCTCAGCCTGTGGGGATACACCACGAAGAAGGATCTGTCGGGCTTTGGCACGTTCCTGATCATGGGTGTAGTTGGCCTGCTGGTGGCCTCGCTCATCAACCTGTTCATGCGTTCCAGCGCCATGGATATGGTGATCAGCTTCATCGGCGTATTGCTGTTCGCGGGCTTGACCGCCTATGACACGCAGAAGATCAAGAGCATCTATGTCCATGTCGCGGGCACGGAGATGGTTGGCAAGTCGGTGGTGATGGGGGCGCTGAACCTCTATCTCGACTTCATCAACATGTTCCTGTTCCTGCTGCGCTTCATGGGCAATCGCGACTGA
- a CDS encoding DUF1192 domain-containing protein, translated as MDMDNDLPRKVDDPLAQLLRQDLGPLSLADLEARIKALEGEIARTRSKIESTVNHKASAEALFKR; from the coding sequence ATGGACATGGACAACGATCTGCCTCGCAAGGTTGATGATCCGCTGGCCCAACTGCTTCGACAGGATTTGGGTCCGCTGTCCCTTGCCGATCTGGAAGCGCGGATCAAGGCGCTGGAGGGCGAAATCGCCCGAACCCGATCAAAGATTGAAAGCACCGTTAACCATAAAGCAAGTGCCGAGGCGTTATTCAAGCGATGA
- a CDS encoding DUF1013 domain-containing protein, whose translation MPHATASWLVDNTALSFDQIAEFCGLHILEVQAIADDTAGIKYTGRDPVRAHEITMEEIHKGEANPDYRLKMLKGPEPVRRTKGPRYTPVSKRQDKPDGIAWILRNHPEISDGAIGKLIGTTRTTIAAIRDRTHWNISNIVPKDPVTLGLCSQRELDALVTKAAKKAGIEAPTDSRLDGDREALIEELRRERDDAARRAEEALKSESELISGAATILDPFSNNQGQV comes from the coding sequence ATGCCCCATGCGACCGCCAGCTGGCTGGTCGACAATACCGCGCTGAGCTTTGATCAGATTGCGGAGTTTTGCGGGCTGCACATCCTGGAAGTGCAGGCGATCGCCGACGACACCGCCGGTATCAAATATACGGGCCGCGACCCCGTCCGCGCGCATGAAATCACTATGGAGGAAATCCACAAGGGTGAAGCGAACCCGGACTATCGTCTTAAGATGCTGAAAGGCCCCGAGCCTGTCCGCCGTACCAAGGGACCGCGCTATACGCCGGTTTCCAAGCGTCAGGACAAGCCCGACGGCATCGCATGGATCCTGCGCAACCATCCCGAAATTTCGGACGGCGCTATCGGCAAGCTGATCGGCACCACCCGCACCACTATCGCCGCGATCCGCGACCGCACGCATTGGAACATCTCCAACATCGTGCCCAAGGATCCGGTGACGCTGGGCCTGTGTTCGCAGCGTGAACTGGACGCGCTGGTGACGAAGGCCGCGAAGAAGGCCGGCATCGAAGCGCCGACCGATTCCCGACTGGACGGTGACCGTGAGGCACTTATCGAAGAGCTGCGCCGCGAACGTGACGACGCCGCCCGCCGGGCCGAGGAAGCGTTGAAGAGCGAATCCGAACTGATTTCCGGCGCCGCCACCATCCTGGATCCGTTCAGCAATAACCAGGGTCAGGTTTGA
- a CDS encoding UDP-2,3-diacylglucosamine diphosphatase has protein sequence MNAITRLPFLADMEEGAHCLETPERPAKRRRYRTIWISDIHLGTRGCNAKMLIDFLDSVDSETMYLVGDIIDGWRLKKRFYWPAAHNDVVWRIMKRAKRGTRVVYIPGNHDEMFRQFTGLNFGGVEIRRKAIHETADGRKLLILHGDEFDTIMLAHRWLAFVGDAAYSMLMRLNFVVNAVRQRMGLPYWSLSKMAKHKVKNAVEFISRFEEVVSHEAGVRGVDGVVCGHIHNAEMREIDGIQYYNDGDWVEGCTALVEHFDGRMEVLHWADEVAARGAGEQERLAA, from the coding sequence ATGAATGCCATCACGCGCTTGCCTTTTCTGGCAGACATGGAAGAGGGCGCGCATTGTCTTGAGACTCCGGAGCGACCCGCTAAGCGCCGTCGCTACCGCACGATCTGGATATCGGATATTCACCTCGGCACGCGCGGGTGCAACGCGAAGATGCTGATCGATTTTCTAGACAGCGTCGATAGCGAGACCATGTATCTGGTCGGCGACATCATCGACGGCTGGCGGCTCAAGAAGCGTTTCTATTGGCCTGCTGCGCATAATGACGTGGTGTGGCGCATAATGAAGCGCGCCAAGCGCGGCACGCGCGTCGTCTATATCCCCGGCAATCATGACGAAATGTTCCGTCAGTTCACGGGCCTCAATTTTGGCGGCGTGGAGATCCGGCGCAAGGCGATCCATGAGACCGCCGACGGGCGCAAGCTCCTCATCCTGCATGGCGACGAGTTTGACACCATCATGCTTGCCCATCGCTGGCTCGCCTTCGTCGGCGACGCCGCCTACAGCATGCTGATGCGGCTCAACTTCGTGGTGAACGCCGTGCGGCAGCGCATGGGGCTGCCCTATTGGTCGCTCAGCAAGATGGCCAAGCACAAGGTGAAGAACGCCGTCGAGTTCATTTCCCGTTTTGAGGAGGTGGTTTCCCATGAAGCCGGAGTCCGCGGCGTCGATGGCGTCGTGTGCGGCCATATCCACAATGCCGAGATGCGCGAAATAGACGGAATCCAATATTATAATGATGGTGACTGGGTGGAGGGCTGCACGGCGCTGGTCGAACATTTCGACGGCCGCATGGAGGTGCTGCACTGGGCCGATGAGGTCGCGGCGCGGGGTGCTGGCGAGCAGGAGCGGTTGGCGGCGTGA
- a CDS encoding glycosyltransferase family 4 protein, translated as MRIVIVTDAWLPQVNGVVRTLQTIQTELEARGHLVKVISPDLYGSIPCPTYPEIRLAFVRSSVVGQAIAAFQPDAVHLATEGPLCLAARRWCLRGGVPFTTAYHTHFPDYVARRTGLPARWFWSYIRWFHGPAQAVLVSTKSVRQQLRAHGLAQVRPWGRGVDLAAFTPDAAPPSLFAGLTHPIQLYVGRVAIEKNLEAFLASGHPGSKVVVGDGPARAHLEHAYPGAHFMGALFGEELAGAYAGADVFVFPSRTDTFGLVMIEALACGTPVAAYPVTGPIDIVTPECGALSERLDDAIAAALLRDRAACAAHGGSFSWQRSADEFLTALHCIDPAVMDSAA; from the coding sequence ATGCGGATCGTCATCGTAACCGACGCCTGGCTGCCGCAGGTCAATGGCGTCGTGCGGACGCTCCAGACCATTCAGACGGAACTGGAGGCGAGGGGGCATTTGGTCAAGGTGATCTCCCCCGATCTCTACGGTTCCATTCCCTGTCCGACCTATCCGGAAATCCGGCTCGCCTTCGTCAGGTCGAGCGTGGTGGGGCAAGCGATTGCCGCGTTTCAGCCTGACGCCGTCCATCTGGCCACCGAAGGGCCGCTCTGTCTTGCCGCGCGGCGCTGGTGCCTGCGTGGGGGTGTGCCGTTCACGACGGCCTATCACACGCATTTCCCCGACTATGTCGCTCGCCGAACGGGGCTGCCCGCCCGCTGGTTCTGGTCGTATATCCGCTGGTTTCACGGACCCGCGCAAGCGGTGCTGGTTTCGACCAAGTCAGTCCGGCAGCAGCTTCGCGCCCACGGCCTGGCGCAGGTGCGCCCATGGGGAAGGGGCGTCGATCTTGCCGCCTTTACGCCGGATGCTGCCCCGCCATCGCTGTTCGCTGGATTGACCCATCCGATCCAGCTTTATGTGGGCCGTGTCGCGATCGAGAAGAATCTCGAGGCTTTTCTTGCCAGCGGTCATCCCGGCAGCAAGGTTGTCGTAGGCGATGGTCCCGCCCGGGCGCATCTGGAACATGCCTATCCCGGCGCGCATTTCATGGGCGCGCTGTTCGGTGAAGAACTGGCGGGCGCTTATGCTGGAGCGGACGTCTTTGTCTTTCCCAGCCGAACCGACACTTTCGGCCTGGTGATGATTGAAGCGTTGGCTTGTGGTACACCCGTTGCCGCCTATCCGGTGACCGGGCCGATCGACATCGTGACGCCTGAATGTGGCGCCTTGTCCGAACGGCTGGACGATGCGATCGCCGCTGCCCTGCTCCGCGACCGCGCGGCATGCGCGGCGCATGGCGGCAGCTTCAGCTGGCAACGGAGCGCGGATGAATTTCTGACAGCGCTTCATTGCATCGACCCTGCCGTCATGGACAGTGCGGCCTGA
- the clpA gene encoding ATP-dependent Clp protease ATP-binding subunit ClpA, whose amino-acid sequence MPSFAPALETTLHNALTHASERRHEYATLEHLLLALIDDEHASKVMQACGVELGELGDAVTQYLDSELDSLKVEGSSDPSPTSGFQRVVQRAILHVQSSGKDEVTGANVLVALFSERESYAVYFLQQQDMSRLDAVSYISHGVGKGTAAPETRETKGAQEEEKKTPDSKGKKDSALEQFTVNLNEKAARGKVDPLIGRASEVDRTIQILCRRSKNNPLYVGDPGVGKTAIAEGLARKIVEGEVPDVLKEAVIYSLDMGALLAGTRYRGDFEERLKAVVTELEKMPHAVLFIDEIHTVIGAGATSGGAMDASNLLKPALSGGTIRCIGSTTYKEFRNHFEKDRALLRRFQKIDVNEPTVEDTIKILAGLRSAFEEHHHVKYTPDAIKAAVELSARYINDRKLPDKAIDVIDEVGAMQMLVVPSKRKKTITPKEIEQVIATMARIPPKTVSADDKSVLGSLDTDLKRVVFGQDRAIEVLSSAIKLSRAGLRDPDKPIGNYLFSGPTGVGKTEVARQLAHLLGIPLQRFDMSEYMERHSVSRLIGAPPGYVGYDQGGLLTDAVDQNPHSVLLLDEIEKAHPDLFNILLQVMDNGRLTDHHGKTVDFRNTILIMTTNAGASDMAKESIGFGEITREDAQEDAVKKLFTPEFRNRLDAIVPFGYLPPEIVARVIDKFVLQLELQLADRDVHITLDDEAKTWLTKKGYDKLYGARPMGRLMQEKIKQPLAEELLFGKLVHGGEVHVRLKDEALAFEITPAAPKKGKKGGKAKPAESAK is encoded by the coding sequence ATGCCATCTTTTGCACCCGCCCTTGAAACCACCCTGCACAACGCGCTGACCCATGCGTCCGAGCGTCGTCACGAATATGCGACGCTGGAACATCTGCTTCTCGCGCTGATCGATGACGAACATGCGTCGAAGGTGATGCAGGCCTGCGGCGTGGAGCTGGGCGAACTCGGCGATGCCGTTACCCAATATCTCGACAGCGAACTCGACAGCCTGAAGGTGGAGGGTTCAAGCGACCCCTCCCCCACCAGCGGCTTCCAGCGCGTCGTTCAGCGCGCGATCCTGCATGTCCAGTCCTCTGGCAAGGACGAAGTGACGGGAGCCAATGTCCTCGTCGCGCTTTTCTCTGAGCGTGAGAGCTATGCCGTCTATTTCCTCCAGCAGCAGGATATGAGCCGCCTCGATGCGGTAAGCTATATCAGCCACGGCGTGGGCAAGGGCACTGCGGCGCCCGAAACCCGCGAAACCAAGGGCGCGCAGGAAGAGGAAAAGAAGACGCCGGACAGCAAGGGCAAAAAGGACAGTGCCTTGGAGCAGTTCACCGTCAACCTCAATGAGAAGGCGGCGCGGGGCAAGGTTGACCCGCTGATCGGTCGCGCTTCCGAAGTCGACCGGACGATCCAGATCCTGTGCCGCCGTTCGAAGAACAACCCGCTCTATGTGGGCGATCCGGGCGTGGGCAAGACCGCCATCGCGGAGGGCCTTGCGCGCAAGATCGTCGAGGGCGAGGTTCCCGATGTTCTCAAGGAAGCGGTGATCTATTCGCTCGACATGGGCGCGCTGCTGGCTGGCACCCGTTATCGCGGCGATTTTGAGGAACGCCTGAAAGCGGTCGTTACCGAGCTGGAGAAAATGCCGCACGCGGTCCTCTTCATCGACGAGATCCATACGGTAATCGGCGCAGGCGCAACCAGCGGCGGTGCGATGGATGCATCGAACTTGCTGAAGCCCGCGCTGTCGGGCGGCACAATCCGTTGCATCGGTTCGACCACCTACAAGGAATTCCGCAATCATTTCGAGAAGGACCGCGCCCTGCTGCGCCGGTTCCAGAAGATCGACGTCAACGAACCAACGGTTGAGGATACGATCAAGATCCTCGCGGGCCTTCGGAGCGCGTTCGAGGAGCATCACCATGTCAAATACACCCCCGACGCGATCAAGGCGGCGGTGGAGCTGTCGGCGCGGTACATCAATGACCGCAAGCTGCCTGACAAGGCGATTGACGTGATTGACGAAGTCGGCGCGATGCAGATGCTGGTTGTCCCGTCAAAGCGGAAGAAGACGATCACCCCCAAGGAGATCGAGCAGGTCATCGCTACGATGGCGCGCATCCCTCCCAAGACCGTTTCGGCCGACGACAAATCGGTGCTGGGTTCGCTCGATACCGACCTGAAGCGCGTCGTTTTCGGTCAGGACCGGGCAATCGAGGTGCTGTCCTCCGCGATCAAGCTGTCGCGGGCGGGGCTGCGCGATCCCGACAAGCCGATCGGCAACTATCTCTTCTCCGGCCCCACCGGCGTCGGCAAGACGGAGGTTGCGCGGCAGCTTGCCCATCTGCTCGGCATTCCGCTCCAGCGGTTCGACATGTCGGAATATATGGAACGGCACTCCGTCAGCCGACTGATCGGCGCGCCTCCGGGCTATGTCGGCTATGACCAGGGCGGCCTGCTGACCGACGCCGTCGATCAGAATCCGCACAGCGTGCTGCTGCTGGACGAGATCGAGAAGGCGCATCCTGACCTGTTCAACATCCTGTTGCAGGTGATGGACAATGGCCGCCTGACCGACCACCACGGCAAGACGGTGGATTTCCGCAACACCATCCTCATCATGACCACCAATGCCGGTGCGTCGGACATGGCGAAGGAAAGCATCGGCTTTGGCGAAATCACCCGAGAGGATGCGCAGGAGGATGCGGTGAAGAAGCTCTTCACCCCCGAATTCCGCAACCGTCTCGACGCCATCGTTCCGTTCGGCTACCTCCCGCCGGAAATCGTGGCGCGGGTTATCGACAAGTTCGTGCTCCAGCTCGAATTGCAGCTGGCCGACCGCGACGTCCACATCACCCTGGACGACGAGGCCAAGACCTGGCTGACCAAGAAGGGCTATGACAAGCTGTATGGCGCGCGCCCGATGGGCCGCCTGATGCAGGAAAAGATCAAGCAACCGCTGGCCGAGGAACTGCTGTTCGGCAAGCTGGTGCATGGCGGCGAAGTCCATGTCCGGCTGAAGGACGAGGCCCTCGCCTTCGAAATCACCCCCGCAGCCCCGAAGAAGGGCAAGAAGGGTGGCAAGGCGAAGCCCGCAGAATCAGCGAAATAG